The Sesamum indicum cultivar Zhongzhi No. 13 linkage group LG6, S_indicum_v1.0, whole genome shotgun sequence genomic interval CATTTAGTGGgagtattattaaattaaatatattttttaatattttaaaaacataaatataaaatactaatcgaagtaaaatttatgacttttcatgaaaagataattattagtgacaaacaacaagtaaaataataaataaaaaaatagtatccTTTTACACATAGAGACAAAACAAtctttcatcaattaagtttatttagaagtgatttttatccaaacactatcCATTTTAGCTTTTTATCTGCCGTTTACAAATACTATTCACTTTTAATTCAGttacaacttttaattttttatgtaaaaattacttttttaaaagcaaaattttttGCAAAACAATTGTTTCAAGAAGTTGAGAGTAAAACGTCAGTTAAATTAATacactaatattaatataactatgaaataataaattataataaattcacataaaataaaataaacatcgACACGTCTAGTCGGATTCGAATGTATGAACTCCAATTAACATCCAATGAATCTGCAAACTCCTTTTAAGCTTTATGGTTTCAAAATCTTGACTGGGAAAGGGAAAAATTCATTTCACTGAAAACTTTTATGTCAcgttttattacataaatggAATATAATTGTCCCTTGTTTAATTTTCAGAGTCGATTTTCCTACAGCATATGCATGTTTATTAcgttgtaaataaataaacaaagattcgttttttttttttttttttttcagatattCGTAAAATGTTATAGGCCCATTTATATAGTGAAAAGTTCCTTTGTTTTGTCATTAACATAAACAACTCATGCACCTATGATGTCTTAATGAAGAAGTTCgaaattatgaattcaaattttattatatgtatatgtattttatttttttactttttataagtttattataatttattttattattattattatgttgatGTATTGATCGAATATCAGTATTgtaattggatatatatattactcaatttattaagatattaatcAAATGATGCAgttaaagttttttaaaaaaaaaggataaataacAATAAGCTCCCCTcaagtttgacataattatagaTGCTcactcattgtttgaaaaattaccaatacaccttgatacttgatgaaattatataatctttggTGGAAGTCCGAAATTGTTAACTTTGCTCTTGTTgtgttattttattcttttttattaaaagaacaaaaaattataaaaaaaaatggaagaagtAAGATAATTGCCCACTTAGTGTGTAAAAATCTTttggtataaaaaataagaaattataatttactgcACACAAGGGtatttggtcagttcaccacaaaagatggatgaaaatttaataaagacTAACGAATTAAGCTAGTTGTTGGATATCCGTTATAATTAGtgcttattattaattttttaaataataagtttacccttaagaagaaaaaaaaaacaactcaTGCCAATAGCACAGCCGACATGTATTTGCAAGGGCCTGCCCACGAACAGGAGATTTTGATCGTTTTCTCCAATTATTTAAAGCTCGTATGAAAATAACATCGTTATAGCAACAATATTGTAGGGATTCAGAGGAAAATTCTACTTTTCGTCCTGTACTTTAAAGTAAGTGTATTTTTTGTTCGATTAGTTATGGGATTTTCTTGATgatcacaaaagataaaagttctcatttttaattgtCAGAATCTGTTAGTAGTTTggtgaaaaaaaatcatataataagcACGTAACTGTTAACTTTTTGACCTTCTGATTAATGGGCACGTAtattttgcaacaaaatattaataaaatctgaTGAAATGATTAAATGTGTAACTTATGTGAccattaatgaaaattttgtaattaaaaggATCAAAATGTACTAATTCTAAAATATGAGATGGAGAATGCTATTTGCCGAAATATgcacattaataaaatattaacttaGTAGTAAAGGTTGAAATTTATGaacaaatgcaaaattttgtacttGAATTCAATTAGATGTACGAATATTTGTTTcgttttatgtaaatattttatattttattcttctctaTGGTTTGGTCATTACTTGGGTAAactatatttttggtctcataagtggacctgtttCTATTTTTGGTTCCACATACAGACCAATTTGCATATTGAGTCCTATAtgtagttttctttttttcaatttaagaaCTATTGAAGGATTTTCGTCCAATTGATAATGGCAGGTGCTATCTTCGTTagtcaatacaatcaaaataaaggtaaattatatttttgatcccataagtAGACCTGTTTTCAGTTTTGGTCCCACTcgtaaatgtgcgaattggccTGAGATAGTGTGACCGgttgattattataaattaaaataattatatattaataggtCCAGTTTAACCGGTTGATTAGAAGGGGTATTTAGAAGGGGTTGGATGgataataatgaataataaatttagaaggGGTTGGATGGATAGATGGTGATTAGGTGAGGTGGGAACACGAATCCTGCTGCAATTAATTACTACATTCAGCCATTTttggtaatatttttgtgtctGAAGgacaaattttcaattattattctattatcttttgttgttCAAATTTTTCGGATAGACCAGAATTTATTGACTAATTAGCTTCAATCTTGTTCAATATTTGCAGGTTccttttttctaataattaagcTCATACTTGGGAACAACTCTTTTTCGTAATAACATGAATCATTAAAGTTTCCACACATATAAAACAATTTGGAACCCACAAACATACATGCACAACTTCCATCCGTTCTTAGAAAATCGATTAGTACGGAGGAAGATTATTACTTTACTCCTTAggtttattaaatgtattttttatcccgtattttttatttctagagtaatattttggtcctaaatatttttaattttcataattttaaatctttttattttttcgtcCGAGTTCGCTTCTCGTTGGAAAAATATACTTAACCCTTAGTCCTCATAAAGCTAAAAAATCATTTGGAAATGGACTGTCACGTTGTGCTCTATCCAAGCTATGCATGTCTTCAGGCAGTGTGACCCTCTTTTGGACCACTCCTATCTCAGACACTCACACACAGATCTCATCTTCCACCAGGTATTAACAGACTCCCGCCTATGATACCACGctctttttgttaaaaaattaatttataaggaaaaaaaaacatattgtattgaaaaaaaatcaagaacctTTGATCGAATTAGCGTAATTTTATgagcaaaaatattattaatattcaaagtacatacaaacatatatactaGACAAGAAACAATTGTCTGGTGAGGGGAACAACTGTAGCCTTTGATGAACAAATATGTAATAGAAGTGCACAGTTTtgtctgaaaaataaaagttggatTAGTAATAGAGGAAGTTGAACCTTTGAAATTGGTGCTTCAATTTATGGGAGCAAGCATGCATAGTTTGACAAGTTGGTGGGAGAAAAGTCCAAATTCAGGTACGCACAGACGACGTTGCAGTTAAACCCCATCCATCCCTTCCTTCATCCATCCGACATTCATATTCAAACATGCCACACAGATTCTTACATACTTCACTCTGTCTTTATTTGTGTCTGAAAACAGAGGATGTTGGGGTAGTTTTACTCGTCTACGTAAGCCGGCGGTTGAGAAGATTGAATGGTCCATCCTCATTCATCGATCATCCTATCCTATTGCACAATTACAAAGTCTTTCACCTTTTAATTTCCTCCAATCAGAATCAGAGTCTCATAACCCATGAGGTTTCATGCCACTTACTTGGAATGTTTACCCGTAAATTAAACAcgtcataatttatatatatgacgAGAGTATTATGgtcattacaagaaaataactcAATAGAGATGAAGAAATTTGATACTAAAATTAGTATCGAGCTAATtagcaaattaaaattttcgttgCTAATCTAcattacttaatatatatctttaacAATTCGTTGTTAAATcattaataagtaaatatcttgtattaaataatgtagattAATAGTGAgattttacttgttaattagCTCGAGTTAAGggattttcttatagtgatAGTTATTGTATGATTAGTTTGAGTTCGAGCAAGATTGTTGAAATTTTGACTTGAAAAGATACTTTGGTGAATGGCATGActtgaaataatatatcaatatagtATATCCAAGAAAATTTACtcggaaattaaaaaaattgggaaaAAGTTCATATTCTTGTACCAAGAACAAAATCTTTGTTCTGAATAGTTGACTCACTTGATCTAACCATCTTCTTTATGCCTATCCTTTACATAGAAAATCCCCCCCTNNNNNNNNNNaccccccccccccccccccccccccccaaaaaaaaaaaaaaaagaatagattaAATACTAAGCTGGTGAAGTATCCAGCTTTGTATAATCTGATATACACAAAGAATCATCATCGTCAATATCTCCATCTTCATGGCTGGTTTTGCCCGTCAACTCTTTTGCTCTCACTGCCTGAACTTCCCAATCAGTTCGGGCCAAAACGAACAGCATGGCCACTGCACAAGATCCCTGCGCCGCCAATAACCCCATCCATAGCCCCTTGAAATCATAACCGTAGTAGAAACTCAGCAGCACTGCCACCGGCATTCCCACCAGATAGAAGCACCCCAAATTTATATTAGCCCCCATTTTCGGCCTCGCCGTTCCTCTCAGCGCGCCGCAGCCTGTCGTCTGCGGGCAGTTTCCGAGCTCGCAGAGGCCAATTATAGGCAGGACCGTAGACGTTAACGCAAGAATCTCTGGGTCTTGAGTGAATAGACTAGCCCATATGTTTCTCACTGTGAATGCAAAGAAAAGAGCGGCAAGTCCCAGGAAAAAGCTTGCACATAAACCTAGTGTTGCTGAGAGTTTGGCGCATTTAGGCCTGTTGGCTCCGAGTTCGTTTCCAACCCTCGTGGAGACTCCGAAACTCAGAGACGAAGGGAAAATGTAGATTAAGGAGGTTGTTTGAATGAGAATTCCCATCGATGCAACGGTTGCACGAGGATTTATCAATAGGCCGCATAACAAGATCATGATCTCGTACCACCACCACTCCAAACACACGCTAATGCAGCTTGGAATTGCGAGGTTGATGAGTGATCTCCATCCCTTAAAGCAGTCTGAGGAAATCCCGGCCCACGTCTTCTTGTACGCTCCCGATATTGCAACGTACATGATCAACGATCCAACGAGGTTGAAGTTGGTCCAAACGCCGGCGAGGGCAATGCCTTTGATCCCGAGGTTGAGGACTGTGACGAGAAGATAGTTGATTGGGATGTGTAGAAGAATAGAGAATGCGGCGCAGTAAGTCAATGGCAATGTTATGGACTGAGACCGTAGATATATACGGAGAGGGTGGAGAAATGACTGTGCAATCAGATCAGGAAGGGAGAAGAGAATGTAGGATTGAGCTTCCATGGCTATGTCATGATCCTGGCCGCAGACGATCAGGATTTGCTTCATGTTGAGCCATAGAAAAGCAATGGGGATTGATGTGAGAAGCAATAGAATGACTGTTCTTTGTAGGGTGAGGCCAAGAAGCTTGAATCTTTGGGCTCCGAAGGCTTGTCCGCAGATGGGCTCCATTCCCATGGCGAGGCCGGAGAGGATGGAGTAGCCGGTGATGTTGGCGAACCCGAGGGCCAAGGCGCCGCCGGCAAGGGAGAGGTCACCGAGGCGGCCGAGGAAGAGCATGGATATCATGGAGCGGGAGTAGACGAGGAGGCCGGTGAGGATCATGGGGAGAGAGATGTTGGCTATGGATTTGGCTTCTTTGAGGGATAAGGAGAGATGatcatcaattttcttgcaGCTTCCATCATGTTCTAATTGGGATGTTGGAGTTTCGGAAACCAAAGGattcaacattttttgttcttttttcttttgatttggCTGAGGATTTGAGTTTGGAGTTGGGTTGCAACAATAAGTAATGGGCTTGACTccttttagagagagaaagagaggagagaagAGGGTTTATGGGAGTTTCGAAAGATTTGAGGGGTTTATGAGGAGTTGGGTTTTGAACAACCTTAACCCTGTTTTTGTACTGGCTGTTGCTGTTggcttttccctttttttttttttttttttttcacgtTAAGAAAATTCGATTTGTCGTGGGACGgccaatttttatttgaaaaacatGCTAATCTTGTTTGACCAGACAAGAAACCTTCCAACTTCCAAACATAGCTTTCGTTTAAGGAAAACAAAGGTATCATTTTTATGGACCTTCgctttcaaaataattaatgtttcaTCCTCgtgtaatatatacatatataaattaatttcaagatatacagataataaattttatataagacacataaaaataaatgaagtatAAGATAAAATACCAATTTAAAATACACAATCTAATCCCCATAATTACAATGAAATTTGGAGTCCCGCAACACTTGTTTAAAATAATCacgtcaaaaaaaaaaaaatttcggACGCCTGACAATGTTTGACTTGAGTACTAGTTACATTAAATAATACGACATGGTTGTTATATGCTACTATTAGTACGAGCGCTCAAGAGCAGAAACGTATAATGTTTAGTGAAAATACCGAGTTCGTCCTCTTCCAAACCGACCATAGCGTCACAACATCCATCTCGCCTGCAAGAACATGGTACACTCAAATTTTTGCAGTCGTGAATCAGCCAGCATAccatgtttttctttattttatttggggtttacttcattaatttattcatgtCGTACAATTAGTGTTTTTTGTGGGcctaaaaaattgatattcatttttgtcAACACATACGAATGcaggagattttttttttcaacaaaaaaaaaaagtacgtGAAAATACATATGGGCTAATTTGTATACACCGTagtctttgaattttttgctGAGGCTCCATGAACGAGAGATCATGGGTTTGAATTATACTTGTGTGGCATTAACAGtagttattaattagttatatatataaatatattttgatattgataattaacgtatattaattataattgattcatttaacaataaataatatctgcagttttattttattttattttgaggaTGGAGATATCAATGGGTGGTCAAAGAGAGaatgtttggttttaaatGGGAGTATTGCATAAAAGTTGAGGAAGTTAAGGATGCATTTAATGTTGTCGTAAGAGAAGGAAACTGATATATGCCTGAGTTGATTTTGGTTCGATCGTTATAACAGTAATTAATCGTGATAGAGCGTTAGCATGAGGTTGACTAATGTTTTGAGTACTAATATGGGGCCAATCCAttctaattttagtcctctaatttAGGggtgatatttttaatcttgtataaattaatttttgtaatttattcctgtaaatttataattttagttcttctTCGATCAATTTGAccgaaaattgcaatttacttgcaattttagttttgtaaataaatttataaaggaCCAAAAATCCAACTTTcctaagttataggactaaaaatgcaacGTCTcttaagttacaggactaaagtTAGAATTTAATTGTTCTCTACAAGTCAGATGCAATTTTCGGGTCTAATTGGCCCggaaaagatgaaaattaccaatttttttaaattacaagattaaattgcaaaaaaatctatttgcGCAAGACCAAAATTTCCATCCCCTAAAAGTTGTAGGactaaaatagtattttccCAACAAATGAAGTATGTACGTGAAGGACCAAAATGTTCTTAGGAATAGTAGAAATGTCAAAAATAAGACACGAATTCATTTGGACCACATCAATCTGAATTATGTTATGGTTTGAAATGTGAGTTTCAGATTAGGTCTAATCTGATATAAGTGGTACGGGAATACCACTGCAGTCATGTATACAAAGAAAAGATGTgctctgtaattttttattataggtAGCACTAATACAAATGTTGGAggactataattataattatccacTTGGTACGTTTCTAGCAGGGAAAGATCTTTATCATGTATTACAAATTAGACATTGTAGACGAAAAGCTTAGGCGGTTTATAGACCTCAATGTCTCCTTTCTCTAACGAGGTGCTGTAATAGGACAAACTTCCTATGAGTTTGAAGCCAAAACGGACAATACATTGCTAAGGAAAATGATTGGGTTGAGAACTGCTCCCTTGTGAGGCGtctttttaggataaattcgTGAGACTCCTAAGAATTTAGAGCGGATAATATCTTATGTAACGAGACATCAATCAAATTTACAAGTCACATCAGTTTTCTTGTATCTTTTAATTTGAACAGGtatgtcaataaattattagtactCATGACACTGATATGTAAGACGAAAATGTTATGGAAGATTGATAGTGGATCCTAATTGTAGTTTGTGGCGTTGTGGACACAAGATTAAAATGGAACAAGGATCATGTCGTGCGGCATTGCCGTCCTGATTTtgagtaattaatatatttagggTCTCATCAATTTTGGAGTTGATTTGGGGTGAAATAAAGCTCAGTTCAAAATTGACTATTTAATTCACCATTTAAAGATTCCATCATATTTATCTATActgatatacatataaaaaaatattttttatttataaataacaatttatgaCATTAccatactaatttttttattatatcaataacACTTCTAATTTGgggttcttttctttttttctttcttttaaaaaaattggttatatattttatttttatttataatattttaaaatgtgaaaaattatttacaagtACGGCATGTCACAATGGTTAATTCTACTAATTAGTAATCCCGTTTTATGTGAATGCTGCCTAGTTAAGTTAGCAAAAAAGTAAAGTACCATAGTTAGAAGATCGTGAATTCAGATCCTATCAACGTGTAGGTGTTGTTCTACTCTTGCAGTAgctataattatacttattaattaattattaatgtatgAATTGTTAtcatattcaataatttaaactatattataattgaaattaattgatttattacaaagaaaaaaaaggtctCATTTGATATAATCTCtataatacttaaaaaaaataatttgcactttttgattgaaaaagtcctgatgaaataaataaatattgtttgtgAGTTTAGAGtacatatgattttatttattttattctttttaaattgacaatgAAATAATGCAATCTAATTAGTGTTCAaagtgtaatattaattagattagaAACTATTATAAGGGTTGACTTTGAGGTTGGAACcctaaaattattgaagagcttgataatattttagcgttgacattttaatttcttcatgaTGTATTaatccttaattaattatccaaaaacaaAAGTCAATGTCTAAGATAATATGTGCTACAATTGGACCTtttcatctatatatttttatgtctcataaaacaaaaatattgataattaagaaaaattctttaaaaaatatcagtctgatcaattatttatttttttctcttttatattattaaatcaaaaaaataaaaaaaattatgcacacacATTAAGCGTACGTCTTTTATAGTTGTAGTCCTAAACTAAATCTAAGCATACATGTGATATGAACAGTTTAAGGCTAATAATCCGTCCCAATACTTAagagtattttgtttttttataattaagctGCAATGATGTTTCcttatattatacaatttttcgTCCTGTAATTTgtgttatttgatatttttgtacttcCAACTTTTTAAAGTAGTATTTTacttttgcatattttaaatttttgcgattccaatcatatttttttaccaGACTTCAGCGATACTGACGAGATGTGTGAACtccaatgaaaaaaaaactgaaatcataaaaatttaacgatgtaaaattaaaatactatctcagaaagttaaaaaataaaaatactagaAAAAATGAGCCAAAATGAATGGTAGTCCTAATTTAAAAGGTCACGTGAGATGCATATGCAActtttttggtgaaaaaaaGTGAACTTTAACTCCAAAAAGGATTGAAactgcaaaaattaaaaagataaaggacaaaaaatattaccttataaagtcaaaaaatgaaaaggctAAGAAACTAAGTTACGAGAACAAAAAAGCTTTTAACCTATATCATACCTAAAAGGTTTGTATAATTTACTAGTGACTTATGTAAAATGTCGGATTTTGATTGGAATAGACTCTGAATTagacaaaattaagaaaaattgaattcttaTAATCAattctattataaaagaaaacccattaattgtaccaattttttattgttctattttccctttttatttattttattctttcaaaCAAAATCGCCTATAAtcgtaattttaataatttttatttattttataattattattttttctttcaacccACTACTCCATTTTTCTCTGTTatgtctttatattttttgcccTTATAAACTTTCATAAGTCTAATATAtcttattacaattaattttctctCATACATgctccatatatattttcttaaaagcttctatatttttaataaacttacaatgataattttttttttatattttaacccttttttttctcacatatttctctttttcatcgCCTCATTACTTTTTacgtatttttataattttttatccttacctcatattataattttttatatattcgtCGAAACCGCGTGCAACagttaactaaaaataaagagagagaaagagggggATAGAGACATAAAATTTTTGAGTGGACTATGTTGCTCCTAGTTTTGTCAAGATTGTAGAATTTGGAGGGATGAGATCATTTTATACCTACAATCCAAAGGCTTTAGGTGAATGAGATAATATATACATCcagattatttaaaaatacctaaaattcTGTCTTTTTTGTGTAGTCGgctaataaataaagaaaaaagaatttaaaaaaaaaaaaagaaaaaagaagtggGTTCCATGGACAGCACATGATCAAATCCAAAGGGTTTGACAACattaaaataagcaaatacGACGACGCATTCCTTGTTAGCATCCTCGCCTGCACATCTACTTTCATGTTTGTCCACTGCGTGACAATGGCCAACGACAAAATCCAGGATTATTATAATGTCAAAATCAAGCTATTTAAATCAgtcctttattttcttttttatcaggatttttaaaattaaacttgaataaattagaattttggaATTTGTAGAACAAGACAAGTGTTCGCGTCTTTTTATTCTGGTCGATCCGACTACCTGACACAACAACAGTTGATCTTGAACTTATCTAAGGGTATGCTATTGGAAATGCGGATCCGTACATGCTATCTGGCGCAATGACTTCATAagatatgtattatttatgcCTGTGGGATCTAACACTATAACGCcaatatgaatttaaataaatgacttaaattataaaaaaatttaattgaaggcAACCTCAACAAGCTTATGACTCGCGCTGCAAGCCAATCTACAATCTGGATCGAGAATAAGAAGTAGACCCACCTCGAACACCAGACATCAGACACAGCTCATAAGATCATCACTTACCTTGACCAAGATCA includes:
- the LOC105164240 gene encoding protein DETOXIFICATION 49, whose protein sequence is MLNPLVSETPTSQLEHDGSCKKIDDHLSLSLKEAKSIANISLPMILTGLLVYSRSMISMLFLGRLGDLSLAGGALALGFANITGYSILSGLAMGMEPICGQAFGAQRFKLLGLTLQRTVILLLLTSIPIAFLWLNMKQILIVCGQDHDIAMEAQSYILFSLPDLIAQSFLHPLRIYLRSQSITLPLTYCAAFSILLHIPINYLLVTVLNLGIKGIALAGVWTNFNLVGSLIMYVAISGAYKKTWAGISSDCFKGWRSLINLAIPSCISVCLEWWWYEIMILLCGLLINPRATVASMGILIQTTSLIYIFPSSLSFGVSTRVGNELGANRPKCAKLSATLGLCASFFLGLAALFFAFTVRNIWASLFTQDPEILALTSTVLPIIGLCELGNCPQTTGCGALRGTARPKMGANINLGCFYLVGMPVAVLLSFYYGYDFKGLWMGLLAAQGSCAVAMLFVLARTDWEVQAVRAKELTGKTSHEDGDIDDDDSLCISDYTKLDTSPA